Within Saccharomyces paradoxus chromosome X, complete sequence, the genomic segment ACGTTGAAGGCTTAGATAAAACGATATTTGCTAGAGAGTATCTAGAGTTGTCACCATCCGATTTCCACTTCGAtgcaaaagagaaaatcaCTGAATTAGAGACCAGGTTAAGGTCTGAAGGCATATCATTGCACGATACCCACTATTTACAAAGTTTAAAATCGTCCGTAAGTACTGCCCCTGCATTACAGAAAAAGTACTTCGCTGAGGCCAGTGACATTACAGACGCGACTGCCGATGGTCACCACAGAGACAAACGGTTTTTTTCAATCGGACATAACCTCCTAAATGACCCTCAGGAGTTTGAAGCAAGACTAAGTTCTTTGATCAGAACTTTTCAGAAATTTGTCAAGGCTAATGGATTAATCTCCTGGTTATCGCATGGTACCTTGTATGGATATTTATATGATGGTTTGAAATTCCCTTGGGATGTCGACCATGATTTACAGATGCCCATTAAACATTTGCATTATTTGAGTCAATACTTCAACCAATCCCTAATATTAGAAGATCCAAGAGAAGGCAATGGAAGATACCTACTAGACGTGGGAAGTGCAATTACTGTAAGAGTTCATGGGAACGGCGAGAACAATATTGATGCTCGCTTCATCGATATCGACTCAGGTATATACATTGATATCACAGGACTTAGCGTTAGTTCCGATGCGGCTAAGCAGTATATGTCCAAATttgtagaagaagaaagctCAGGTAAAAGCTTTTCTGACCTTATTAAAGACTATAAATTTGACGAAAACGACCGTTTCGATGAAGTTGAGGACAGTGAAGGTTTAGCTAAGTATACCATATATGAATTAATGGAATGGGTTAATTCTCATCCAGACGACTTTACGGATGCAGAAAGGAGTTTCGTCACGAAAACTTATAAGAAAGAGCTCGCAATTTCAAGAAGCGACTATGCTGAAAAAGACTTGCCTCCAAAGCAGAGATATCTGCTAAATGAGAAATATAACCTTTACAATTGTAGGAATCAGCATTTTTCCAGTCTAAACATCTTATCACCCCTGAGAAATACAATGTTCAATGGTGTACCGGCATTCATTCCTAATAGGCCTATAGCAACATTGAACAATGAGTATAAAGTCCCGCAAAAATATGGACTTTTATCATTCCAAGGGAAGGTGTATTTACCGGAATTTAGATACTGGTTTTCATTTGCAGACATGAAGAAGTTTGCAAATTTGCAGCTGAAAGAACCCAAGATAACACGGCTAGAAAGTCCTTTaaatgatttgaaattcaGTGACATAAGTCTACTAGTAACAAACATTATCAAATGTGGGTTTCACTCCGTATTTGCCAGTTTATTTAATTCTTTTGATAGCACTGTTTACAGACTCAAAGAGCTGGAAATACAGTATGACCGTAGCTTgagtgaagaagaaaaaagtagcCTATTAAAGACGCTACGGCGAGGAAtgtcaaagaaaataaaatcacCAGAAAAGGATccaataatatatatatacgaAAGGAAGTTATGGGAAAACGTGGAAAAGTTGTTGAATGCTTCAAATATTTACAACATTGCCTCACaagttgaaaaggaaaaaatcaaagaatttgTTGAGTGGTCCCAGCAAGTgtatgaaagaaaatttgacGGTTTTAAACTTCCTGATGGTGGCAACGGTAATACAGTGACCGATCTAAATTCCAAAGGCTTAAATCTCTTCGGtgataataagaaaactTCAAACAACATATTTGGTTCTGaccaaaaatattaaacGCTGCCTAATTCTTCGGAATGGGGAAAAAAAccattatttattcatcTTTCTCTCACTTCAATTCGATCCTTTTCAGTGACATAAATACTTGTGTATCCTTACTAACTTATAATGCTTAATTTTATCATAATATTCCCTCACCTTAATACCTCAAAGTGGACTTCACGCAATATAGCGCCTTCTAGGCCCTTGCCCAAATTACCCAGCAACTCTACACTTTCATTGAGGGAGTCAAGCGGgatatcatcatcgttCTGCAAATCTCCAGGTTCCTTACCATTGAATTTGTAAACGCCTGAACTTCCTGCAAATATTGTAGTGCCATCTTCAGTACCACATCTGTTAGCTACCACCAGAACCGCATTCTTTCCTTGGAACTTCCAAGGCTTTCTAATGGAAGCTCCCAAAAATGTCTTTTCCAGTATGGCGTCCCTTACCATATCTTCAGAATTCAATAAGTCCATGGTGTCCTCCTTGTGCTTCCCATCCTTATAATATTCATGATCTGGGGGCATTCTAGTTTTAATCAAAATGTTCTCGAGAAGCGATGAATTATTAAACCAGTCAGTTCTTGGTTTGTAGTACAAAAAGGGGAAAAATCGTAGAATCCAGTAGTTCACGTTCGACATGTCTGGTTCGTCCATATCTTTATATTCACTGGTGCTTTCGTCAGAAGGCACTCTGGCGGTACGTTGCGAATCGCCAATTTTAAGCTGATAAACTCCCTGAGACCCAGTCAGGGGTAGTCCTTGTTCCTTTAAATCGAAAGCTATTTTGTTCTTCGCTGACTCTAATAATGAATTGTTATGTAATGTCTGTTTGTCAGTGATGGAAGTAGAATTTAGCCACGCCATTGGACATAAAATCAACTCGACATTATTGTCAAcgcaaaaagaagagaactCAAAGTGATTAAAGGGAGCTTTGAATTTGTAGGGACTTAAGTCCATACAGATGCCTATCGATGTTTTCAAAGTCACGTCTCTGGTATAAGAGTCCTCATTTGGAAGCTTGGcacattttgaaaaattcatagGGAACGTTTGAAATCCCTCTGGATTCTCCTCGCAATCCCAATTCATTTCCGTATCATAGAGAAAAGTCTTCCTATAATTGAAAACCTGCTCCCCCTGCGGATTGATCACAAGGGCGGAATTGTATAACTTCTGTTCATCATCCTTTTCAGGATACCCTATTATTGTGTAGCATTGAAGCTTCTCAGATATTGATTTGGCCAGTTGAAAAGAGGGCCCTTCATCTTTCTTGGTAACATAAGGTAAAATATCCTTTTTGGAGTGGAAACTGTACCCTGTCAAGGAAAATTCGGGGAATAATACTATGTCAGGTTTTACATAGGTAGCACTTTTCATAACCTTATCCAATATAGACCACGTTCTCTTTATTGTTTGATCTACTTGCCCAATTTGCGGATTCAGCTGAATTACGAGTACCTTCAGCGACACTAGAAGCTTAGTAGTCATCTTGGCACCATGAATTGCGTCTATTAGCATCCATTAAATGTCACAATAGGATTCTATATTGTTGTGAACTCGTATTCCTAGCC encodes:
- the MNN14 gene encoding Mnn14p (similar to YJR061W), whose product is MMLSLRRFSMYVLRSLRLHFKKIAVILLAVQLLFIIVFVFSGRSPIIDSNWKSFTAPFFEPVTHADKNNNYAAFDLRSKDNVARLYEKMNFDTSGEWIDTYTLRNNLLTVKMGSEKGQVLDSVDELRYYDSDPRLVWSVVLDHLLESDSNEYAFSWYDWANFDSTNKLIALRHTNISCQFVCEGAFDKEMLERVEGEVQEPLFVTNRNKYDESLWYDRVRKIVDPNLVQQVIHDHCKNNDAYSNGTPFELPFIISGTSERLRPEVYDLQAKNHLLYSNFTPLSLTVLDSDKDAYRIDLKKTDSSKSNIVQTNLLQNYIQRHRNEIVNGDLIFNHTSIFEKFLHHESTKKRKLDVEGLDKTIFAREYLELSPSDFHFDAKEKITELETRLRSEGISLHDTHYLQSLKSSVSTAPALQKKYFAEASDITDATADGHHRDKRFFSIGHNLLNDPQEFEARLSSLIRTFQKFVKANGLISWLSHGTLYGYLYDGLKFPWDVDHDLQMPIKHLHYLSQYFNQSLILEDPREGNGRYLLDVGSAITVRVHGNGENNIDARFIDIDSGIYIDITGLSVSSDAAKQYMSKFVEEESSGKSFSDLIKDYKFDENDRFDEVEDSEGLAKYTIYELMEWVNSHPDDFTDAERSFVTKTYKKELAISRSDYAEKDLPPKQRYLLNEKYNLYNCRNQHFSSLNILSPLRNTMFNGVPAFIPNRPIATLNNEYKVPQKYGLLSFQGKVYLPEFRYWFSFADMKKFANLQLKEPKITRLESPLNDLKFSDISLLVTNIIKCGFHSVFASLFNSFDSTVYRLKELEIQYDRSLSEEEKSSLLKTLRRGMSKKIKSPEKDPIIYIYERKLWENVEKLLNASNIYNIASQVEKEKIKEFVEWSQQVYERKFDGFKLPDGGNGNTVTDLNSKGLNLFGDNKKTSNNIFGSDQKY
- the NTA1 gene encoding amidase (Amidase~similar to YJR062C); amino-acid sequence: MLIDAIHGAKMTTKLLVSLKVLVIQLNPQIGQVDQTIKRTWSILDKVMKSATYVKPDIVLFPEFSLTGYSFHSKKDILPYVTKKDEGPSFQLAKSISEKLQCYTIIGYPEKDDEQKLYNSALVINPQGEQVFNYRKTFLYDTEMNWDCEENPEGFQTFPMNFSKCAKLPNEDSYTRDVTLKTSIGICMDLSPYKFKAPFNHFEFSSFCVDNNVELILCPMAWLNSTSITDKQTLHNNSLLESAKNKIAFDLKEQGLPLTGSQGVYQLKIGDSQRTARVPSDESTSEYKDMDEPDMSNVNYWILRFFPFLYYKPRTDWFNNSSLLENILIKTRMPPDHEYYKDGKHKEDTMDLLNSEDMVRDAILEKTFLGASIRKPWKFQGKNAVLVVANRCGTEDGTTIFAGSSGVYKFNGKEPGDLQNDDDIPLDSLNESVELLGNLGKGLEGAILREVHFEVLR